The nucleotide window CCTGAGACATTACAAATGCAAGAAactaaattaacaaaacaaaaaaattttataaaaaaaaaataaaacattccaTAGACACATATACCATATTCAGAACACATAAGCTGTAAGCCAAGCCTATAAGagttttgtcaaattttattttgaaatagtaaaagataaattttaatacgTTGACTGCCgtttaaattatgattaatgAGAAATTTATTCGTAATAATGTtgttttaattcataattttaatatctCGTCAGTAAACGTGTTAAATGATAAATTCTTCCATTATGAAGTGTGAATGTGGTAATAGTGAATATTGATTAAACTTGACTGGaagattctaaaaaaaatttgacaaatttgtttccaaattacaattatttgacaGCCGTCGGTTTAGGGGTGTACGAAGCGCCAGGAATTTTCGATAGAGTCTTTGAAATATCGACTCCGGTTAAGGCATTAATTGCTGGTGGTATCTGACCAACCAAACGAGTAAGGTCCGCAGTAGTATTATCCGGGCCCCCGATAAGAACGATTTCGTCTGTCTTTGCAAGAGGTGATGCAACTTCGGCAGCGatctaagaaaaatataaattaaaatattaaaaattgtcgATAAGTTggataatatttgatataaataccTTAGGTAGTGCTTCGAGTACTAATGACATAATAGCGGCATCTCCATATTGCTTATAAACAGCGGCTTTTTGTCTCATTCTTTCGGCCTCCGCTTTACCCACGCTAGAAATAGCCGAAGCTTCAGCGGTACCAAGCAATTTGATCTTTTCGCTTTCAGCTTGAGCAATCTTGACAGTTTGAGTTCTAAAAATTACCAcattagatataaaaattataattttttcactatcatcgatattttcagatccttcttgaaaaatatcagtttAATGTTTATTTACCTTCGTCCTTCTGCGAGTATTTCAACTTTGTAGCTTTCAGCTTCGGCTGGTAGACGAACAGTAGCATTCAACTCCCTTTCTTTTCTGAGTACTTCCTGTGCTTCAATTTCGATCTGCTTCTTCCTTTCTACTACTTCTATTTGGATTTCTTCGTTCTTTATTTTTTGTCGGATTTTCGCGGCTTGTAATTCGTAGGCTAACTGAGCTTGTgctttctaaaataaataaaaagaaaaatatttaaaatctgtGTAGAAGAACTCCACTACAAACATAATGACAACGATTCGAGCATAATTAAGATGTTGGTGTCAACCCAAACAAAACTAGgaagaaaaaactcaatttcaagCTCATCAATCTAGATGAGCAAGTCATTCAGTGGGAAACATGGAGGAAATATCTTGAACTCATCCTAGATAGTAAACTCCTCTGGAACAAACACGAAATGGAGATAACCAGTAAAGCCACAATAACCTTGTTGGCGTGCAGAAGTTTCGTAGGGAAGATTTGGGGTTGTAAACCAAATATCCCGCTGTGGAAATAGTGAGATCAATAATCACATATTGGACAGTGGTCTGAGGCAAGAGATTCAAACTCTTGAAGGTACAAAGACAATAGACGCCATGAGAACATGCCCAATGGCTACACTAgaaatgattctaaatattcTGCATCTCGAAATATTGTGTGAAGGATAATACCTCATTCTGAATGTTGAGAGAAGGAGCCACCATATGCATCAGGATGAAATACCGAAAGACTATAGCTTTGACAAAAAGTTTACTTCAAAACTAAACT belongs to Diorhabda carinulata isolate Delta chromosome X, icDioCari1.1, whole genome shotgun sequence and includes:
- the LOC130901607 gene encoding flotillin-2 isoform X2, with translation MGIEILSFTIKDVYDDVQYLTSLGKAQTAMVKRDADAGVAEANRDAGIREAECQKSAMDIKYSTDTKIEDNSRMFKLQKANFDQEVNTAKAQAQLAYELQAAKIRQKIKNEEIQIEVVERKKQIEIEAQEVLRKERELNATVRLPAEAESYKVEILAEGRRTQTVKIAQAESEKIKLLGTAEASAISSVGKAEAERMRQKAAVYKQYGDAAIMSLVLEALPKIAAEVASPLAKTDEIVLIGGPDNTTADLTRLVGQIPPAINALTGVDISKTLSKIPGASYTPKPTAVK